The Desulfurella sp. genome includes the window AAATGACTTAAAATTAGAACCAAATATTTCTATAGTAACAAATAAATCAGAAGCTCAAGCTTTTCTTAAAACCGATATCATATCATACTCAGCAGTCCCAACTGCATACACGGCAAGCGGCCTTGCTTCTATGTATAGTTGTACAATTACTGTTAAGCTTTCTCTAACAACAAAAGATGGTAAAAAAATTATATCAGACAAAATATTGACAAGTTCAAGAAGCTACAGTATACCAGATATAAATACAAACAGCATTAGTTCTATAGAAT containing:
- the lptE gene encoding LPS assembly lipoprotein LptE, translating into MKLRFRLTFIILAFLLASCGYHLSENHIYLPNHISRVYIENPKNSTYEPNISVYLKNAIINDLKLEPNISIVTNKSEAQAFLKTDIISYSAVPTAYTASGLASMYSCTITVKLSLTTKDGKKIISDKILTSSRSYSIPDINTNSISSIESAKLQATKYAISDMASLIREQLFMSSGF